DNA from Papio anubis isolate 15944 chromosome 1, Panubis1.0, whole genome shotgun sequence:
TAATTCCCTTGAGGTCCATCCAATTTGttacatgtatcagtagtttgttccttcaTATTACTCtttagtattctatggtgtggaCATACTAAACCATTCATTCTCTTTTTGAAGGACATCCAGGTTGTTTCTGggttttggctattgtaaatgaaggTACTATGTAACATTTGTGAATGTTAAGTTTTAACTTCTCAGGAATAACTGTCAAGTAGTACAAATGCCAGGTTATATGTTAaatgcatgtttagttttataagaaactgccaagaatattttccacagtggctctaCTATTTCATATCTCACCAGCAACGTATGAGTGGTCCACTTATCCAATTTCTCTTGCATCCTAGCAAAACAACTCTAAAATTTATCATTTGgaactgtcttttctttctgcaatGGTATTACTTGTCCTTTTAGAATTGAAATCAAGGGAAGAAAGGTTAGATTTACTCCAGTCTCCCATTTGATACTAGCCGTAGTTAACAATCTCCTTTACAACATGTGATCATTATTGCCACTTAACACTTCCAGGATTGGGGAGTAGTATCTTTCTTTCTGAGGGAGTTTAAATCAGTTTGGATAACAgattctcattgttcattttACTGCTTTCCTATTTCTTCCTCATATTCTATAAAAGGCACAATAATAAATCTAAGCTtgttaaaacagaaacaaaaacaagtactAAAACAGGAGGGTTTTTGTAAAACTGTCAATTAGGATTTTAATTCATGGTCAGTGAAGACCTCCAGGATTTTCCCTGCACtgcattttcttgcctttttctttcagATGCAGGGATCCAGAGTCCATCTCCATGTGCCCTCTCTTATGTAACATCATCCTAGCTCCAGATTCTTTAATCGGTGTCCTTTCCCCAGACATACATTAGGTGTATGGCTCCAGGTTATGACAGCAGCCTTCCAGAAGCCTTAGACACCTGAAAGTGATAGCAGTGCAGAAGCAGAAAGGTGCCTAAGGATTTCTACCAGCTTGTGGTAGAAGAGTGGCTTGTCTGGATGGTTTGAGGGAAATGACCAAATAATAACCTAGCTACACCAAGCATTGTACTTTCCTATATGCTATTTTAACAAGTTTTAAGatgttacttaaaatatttctgaaaatgaaatagcCTCAAAGGAGTTTTGATTTTACAAGATCACTAAGCAGATGACCCAAGGATAACTGACAGGATTCTATATTGTGTTGGTTAAAAATTAAGAATCCTGAGCCATATTCCAGACCTAAATAATCAATTTCTGGGGTGAGGTAGAGGAGCAGGGTAAGTTCCCTGGGTGCTTATTTAGCAGGGTAAGTTCCCTGGGTCCAAACTTTAAAAACTGATTATCTTTCCTTTCATATAGTTGGAGCAAAAATTGTACCTTTTAGGAACAATGCATGTTTAGGCAGGTGAATAAGTACATATAGAAACAGAACTCCAATGCAAAGTAGAGTGATGTACAATAAGAGGTGTAGAGAGCTATGAGGTTTCAAAACAGGAGGAGAGAGCACATTATTAACTAAGATTGAGATGAAGGAAGGCTTTCAGGAGTAGACAGCATTTACAAATGACTGGTcattttctttgataatttttattatatacagaTTAGTACTCACAATACATTGCTTATTTAAGATGGCTGTTTACAAGTATAAAGCAGTTTGAGCAACACTGATTGTGCATTATTATACTTCAGATGAAAAATCCTTACATGCTGaatcaatttcttttaaaatttcagataaagaatTTTCATTTGAGGAGACATACAATTGTAAGTGCTCACTTTTTGTCAATTTTAAGACACCATTATGTTTAAGAAGGATTAATTTTACCATAAAATTACAAACACCCTCCATGTCTTGACATTCACATGAAAGAACAGCACATTAATCATCCAAATGCATATCAGAGCAAACTCTAGGCCTTAGTGTGAGGTGAACATGGTAACTGCTTACACTATGGAAATCGGTTGGGCCTTAGTTAAATattgtagtattttaaaaatttgtatattgaaaaagacaaaatgagcGGTTAAGTGATAAACAGCTTACTCAATTTAGCATAACTTTAATTTAGAAATGGaatagtgaaattaaaaaaagcaTATGAAGCAGATAAACAGTATGTctttagaaatattaaagatttttaCTCTGTTTAcaaattttgcttttttggttATGCCTCTTAAATATCTCAGTCTTTTTACTTTGTCTGTAAAAGTAATTGTCCTAAATATTCCTAAATTCTTTTCCAAATAAAgccattatcatttttatatagtAAGAAGTTACTGAATCATAGGTTTGAGATCAGTGGCACAAATCATATATGTAGAAGATTATGTAACAAATTCATTGTTAGGTAAGGAGTCAGAGAGTACAGTACAGTAACAGCCATACAGGAGAGGTAGAATTCTTAATCACAGTTTTATAGAAAAGATGCAGTAGTTTATATATGTACCCTGCTTTATTAGTTATGGTACTGTAAATTTGCTTCTCATTACAAATTTAACAGAAAGGGCAAAAGGCAGGGCTATTCATAGGCAAGGATCTTATTGACCTTTGTTCTGCAGGTGTTGCAGAGGATACCCCTAGACACTTGAAGCATTTTCTTGGCCAATTAAGGTAATTGATCATATATGGCAtttacctcatttttaaaaagcttgcaTGTAGGGAAATCTAAGCTGCTCTTCTCCCAGGGGCCTAAGGAGGGAAATGTATCTCCTTTTATACTACTCTGAGTGCAAATGAAATCACTGTCTCTGGTTATCATTATTGCTTATCAACAATTCCAGCATTACTAACCTGTTGAGGGGTTCTATACCCCaaattttgtttgattgtttctAACTCACAATGTAGTCATAAACAATGTTATAAGTGGgcataacttaaaaattatagttcATTCATGATGAAGTTAAATTATTAGTACTTGAGTAAGATCCCCATAGACTTCAAAAAACTAGATGGCAGAGACTTTATTGTATATATGGATTATTCACATTTAGGTGTTTAAAACTTGGGAGTCTATGTTTCCAATCCTTACTTCAACGTCAATAAATAAAGTGTTCAGAAAGGCCATTTTATAAAagttacaataaaaatttttaataaatatgtacaccCAGTGCTAAATCTTACAGTAGggcttacattttataaaatgtacctGCTTACAAACAATAATTCAAACCAGAATTcttgttgaaaataaaaacctACAGCCAAATAATTTCTTCCAGTTAACTGGAAATTAATCTCCTTTGATTTATGAGTAGGATGTCATGATGAGCCAATCAGAttctagatatttatttatagttctacttaagtgaattttattttggattcggTGTCCTCAAgtttttctaaattctttcttgTCTCTGATAATTCTTAGAACTCAGAAAAGGAGCTATTTATTTATGGTAGGCCCAGATCATTTTAGCAATATTTCCTTCACAACTGCTGGTAATAATGAATTACCCAAGTCAGCAATGTTAAAATTAACATAACATGATTATTAATTGTTGACAGATATTAACTGTTGacagataatattaaaaataaacttactttacctcacatttaatttttaaatcctgCACTTTAGTTAAGGGTTAGAGAGAATGTGTCCCTATGGAGGAGGAAGCTTTTAAACTATATTCTtcatttcaaagagaaaacatgtcctaattttaataaatataactttGTGTTTTTAAGAATCGTGAAAATGTCAGCTTTTGGGAATGTAAGCTAAGTACAAAGACTAATACTTTCTGCTAATATGTTACACTGAAATATATTTGGTTATAGAAATCTCAAAAGCCTAATTGTATTTCAAAGCTATCATTCTATTTACATTGTAGGAGAGATGCATATGTAAATAGAGAAAAGTTGGGCTTTTGTAGTCTAAAGATTTATTCGATCCATAATTAGGTAATTCTCAGGTGATTTATAACTTAAAACTGAAAACTTCCACAGTTAATTTGTAACTGCcacatttacaaaaaaagttcTGGGTAAGAGAACCTGTTAAAAACAGACAGGTGTTGCAATTAGGCCCAATACTCATTTATTTAAGTCACCTAAGacatttgcaaaatttttcaaaGTTAGGAAAATGCAGTTATTAATATGGCTTCAGTTAAACCTATATTCTGCAAAATATTCCTGTTACACACTTAAGTACAACTGGATCAGCAGGATTACTTGCACAGAAAGTGAAGGCttaattttcacattaaaattatACCTGTTTCACActtatatctcaaaatattttggagaagACCATTAATGGTCTTGACTGTAACAGTTTATTGCATTCTTATGCCTCATTTTTCAATATTAAGTACTCTAGTTTGGAGTTTTAAGTTCTACTTTTCCTCTTATCTTCAAACAGACTCTTCAGCATATAAACTTGAATGGCTGAcaccaccaccatgaccactAAATTAACCATAGACCAGAAATTGACTCTATCAAAGTTGCTTTCTTGTATGTTTCGATCACGAGCTTCAAATGCTCTAAGCAGGGTTTGTATGTGCCCACTTTTGCTTAGTCTGGACTTGATGCTGTTGATGGATTCctggagataaataaaataatttttttattaaagaatgctcagaaattttaattaaaaaatgaggctgggtgcagtgactcatgccttgtaatcctgGAACTTTGGGAGACTAGGGCAGGAGGACctctttagcccaggagttcaagactaggctggACAACACggagagactctgcctctacaaaaagaCGGGCATGGTAGcaccacctgtggtcccagctacttgggaggctgaggtgggggatcacttgagtccaggagattgagattgcaatgagccataatggtgccactgcactccagcctgggcaacagagtgagtgagaccctgtctcaaaaatattttttttcaaaatatgcttTATGTTTTTTATCCAAACACAATTTTAAGATAGATGGCTGCACAATTGAGGGGCaggtattatttatattatattagagATTCTCTGTAAGGTTATGTAATAATTCTCCTGACATATTTATACTGTTTATAAGTAGTTATTTAACAAGGGAACAAAGCTACTGCGAATTGAAAATAGGTAACATGAAACTGTTCTGAGTGGCATAGCATCAGgagttttacatacattatctgtTTCTTAGCCCTCACACAACCAAAGGAAATGacttaaggttttgtttttttttgtcgGGGGGACGGAGTTCACCcaagcacaatctcagctcactgcaacctgagactgcgcctggccaaatgattaagtttttagagatggggcttgCTATAtaatagcccaggctggagtgtagtatcTATTTATACCTGTgaccatggttcactgcagcctcaaactgggctcaaatgatcctccccctaaccttctgagtagctgggattacaggtacctgctaccatgcctggcaaatgatttcctttttgaaaacCCAACAGATACAACTTTAGGTATTTACCTATTACATGATGCATGtgtttatatttccttctttgtatgtTAATCTGACCAATTTAGTATTCAGTAAAACACCCAATGTTTTAATACCACAAAATAGTtgtgaaattagaaaacattttatttttcatgtgccTTCTGTATAATCAGAAGCATAatctatttataatttaaaaaattctaactgcacatttataaaacaaacttACCAAGATGCAGTCTTAGTTGCACATCtgaaaaaagctatttttataatAGGGTCCTAGAAGATAAGttatttgaaaactataaaaggGCTATatgaatataaagtaaaattaagcTGATACTTGAAATGGAGGTCAAAGTAtttatggcaaaaataaaatattagaaacagaTTTTCCTGGATAATGCAGATAAAATGCTTAGTTCAGTAACCATTACCATACTAAGGGCTCTGGatgttaatactttttattttattagaagaCCATACTGACCAGGATGTCTTCCAGTTTCATATCCAACATATCTGTGCCAGTAATATATTTCTTCCAGTCTTCTTGTTCTTGTGCCTGTTCTCCCATATTATCCAGGATTAATTCAAAGAAAATCACCTTCTCAGAAATGGTGCTGAATGTATTGTCAAAGCAGAACATGTAATCACCAACTTCAGTCTCTACACTGTataaaaaaaagtacatgttttTAGTTACTTGTACTTCTGTTTGTGATGAAAAGCAACTAAAGGTAAAAGAAGGTAAAAGAAAGAACTAACAGGCTGAGTGTGGttcctcacgcctgtaatcccagcattttggtagggcaaggctggtagatcactttcgctcaggagtttgagaccagcctggataataacatggcaaaatcctgtctctacaaaaaaaatacaaacattagggCATTGTGGCTGGCATCTGTAGAactagctactcgggatgctgaggcgggaggattgcttgagcccagaaggttgaggatgcagtgaggcatgatcatgccactgcactccagcctgggaaacagagcaaggtcctgtctcaagaggtgcggtggctcatgcctgtaatcccagcactttgggaggccgaagtgggtggatcacgaggtcaggagttcaagaccagcctggccaagatggtgaaaccccgtctctaataaaaatacaaaaaaattagccgggtgtggtggcatgcgcctgtaatcccagctactccggaggctgaggcacagaattgcttaaacctggaggggcagaggttgcagtgagctgagattgcgccactgcactccagcctgggcaacagagggagactctgtctcaaaaaaataaacaaacaaaaaattcaacaaaacaaaaacaaagaaataacataGTTTATAATAATTGGACAGCTTACTCATGAATTTCCTTAGTATTGaaagataatttataatttcttggGAATGAAGCAACCTGAAAATATATACGTTCGAGTACAACTTAGACATGCTTGGCATTTACTCAGTAAATTATGGTTAGTGACCTTATTTTTGGAAAAGGATAGAATTAAAAACCTGTATACATAACTCATAATAAACTTTAATATTTATACactattaaaagtattttatcatGAGTTCAATTCATATGCAGATATGACTGCCAACCTACCCTTCAATTGAGATTAATCTAAActgagttttgttttcaaaagcagTGATAGATTATCCTACATGTTTTCTTCCAGGCCTCTTACTGATTTTGCTTATTGACTATCACTGGTTCCCTTGTAGATGTTTATGTTTAATCCTAAAtgctttgagaattaaataaaactagtttatattttattaattctataAGGGTAATTCAGCCCATCATTAGTTATGCCtagtgctgaaaaaaaaaaatcaataatatctGAATGACCAGTACCCTACTTACAATTAGTTTCCCATATTAGCAAAAGTTAAAAgtagggccaggtacagtggctcatacctataatcacacactttgggagtctgaggcaggaggattactgtAGGCCAGGGattcgagattagcctgggcaaaagtgagaccttgtctttacaaaaaatttaaaaattagccaggttcacacctgtagtcctagctactcaggaggcttggtTGAGCCCAATAGTttaggctgcagtaagctatggtcacaccattacactctggcctgggcaacagagtgagaccttgtctttaaaaaaagaaattacatttaaaagaaaaaaagactacttAAGAAAAACCAGTGACATACTGAGATTTTTGCTGCTCTtacaaaattaatatagctaACAGATAAAAGCTTTGTTTAATGTTTGAAAAACAGatttgtaggctgggtgcagtggctcacacctgtaatcctagcactttgggatgctgaggcaggtggaccacgtggtcaggatatcaagaccaactgggctaacacggtgaaaccctgtctctactaaaaatacaaaaaattagccgggcatggtggcgggtacctatagtcccagctacttgggaggcagaggcaggagaatggcgtgaacccaggaggcagagcttgcagtgagccgagatcgcgccactgcactccagcctgggtgacacagcgaggctccatctaaaaaaaaaaaaatagatttgtaaATCTGGTGTAATGATTAAGAGTGAGTTGGACTGCCTGAATGTAGATCCTGGCTTTGCtgtttactagctgtgtaaccttcaGCAACTTAATtgttctatgcctcagtttccccatcggTAAAATAGTATTTACCTCAGGATTGTggttaagaataaaaaaaattagtacatGAAAAGTGCTGAGAACACTGGCCTGGCACATCAAAAGAATGCAATAAATGTGAACTATTATAAACTCAATTTTTTCTCCCAATTATTTAATGAGAGGTAATTCAACACAAGGAAGCAGTAAGATACTTATTTTTCTAACAGTGAATTTTATTATCTCAAAAAGGGAGCAAATAATTGGGGAGAAATAAAGATTGATaaaaattttgaacattttaaaaattctgaaacttgaactatatttttagttttttggttttttttttttgagatggagtctctgtcaccaggctgcagtacagtggtgtgatctcgactcactgcaacctccgcttctggggttcaagcaattctacctcagcctcccaagtagctgggactacaggtgtgcaccaccatgaccagctaatttttgtgtttttagtagagacggggtttcaccatattggccaggatggtctcaatctcttgacctcgtgatccacccacctgggcctcactaagtgctgggattataggcatgagccactgtgccgggcccaTTTTTAGTTCTTATATATCTATCAAAGAGAAAACAGTTAATTCCAAGCATATCAATATAAACTGACTTTTACAATTACTATTTCTATCGTATTTAGTAATAgcttatgcaaatatttttctgagcTCTGCATAGgtaaaatgccatttaaaaatgtattttaaatgagtaTCTTAAAAAATTACTGAGACTTTTTTCCTCTCATCCATTCATACATGTATTCAGTGTTTACTGAGTATCAATTATGTATCAGGCACTTTGGTTAACAAAGACCAATAATTTTAATAGCTAGTTCTTACAATAGTGTTATGTGCCAGGGATGTTCTAAGCATATGGTAGAAAGCAAGAGTTTTGGTCCATCTTGTCTCCACCCTGCATGTGTATCCCTGCAGACTTATTTGACTTCTCTGGGcctccttgtctataaaatgggaatctTGAGTCAAAGACTCTATCTCACAGTGGGTTGGAAAGATTAATTTAGAAGCATATAACATGCCAACCCTTGTTTAGAGCAAATACTAGATACTCCATATTTGTTCTTCCTACAGATTCACAGTTTAACACATTAACAATATTGACTTAAGAAAATGTTATAGTAAGATAATAGAATGGAACTGGGAAAAATACCAGTGAGATATGAAAAGAGGGAAGTGAGGTGTCAGAAGAATATATGGTCTTTTGCTTAATTCTGAACTCAAAGAGTTAAAAcaagtattttcttttgctttcaggctttttttttcttttttgagacatagtctcactttgttgcccaggctggagtgcagtggcacgatctgggctcactacaagctccgcctcctgggttcacgccattctcctgcctcagtctcccaaatagctgggactacaggtgcccgccaccatgcctggctaagttttttgtatttttagtagagatggggtttcatcatagccaggatggtctcgatctcctgaccttgtgatccgtctgcctcggcctcccaaagtgctgggattacaggtgtgagccacagcgcctggcctcagGCCTTCTGATTATCTAAAATGAATGAGgtctgagtcaaaaaaaaaatttacatacacacaaaaatatactgtactgttgttttaagaaagaaactATGAACAGAAATGGTATATAGCCAGCAGCTCAAGAAACTTTAAGACATATACCTGGAACAGTAGCTTTAAGTTAAAACAGAAAGCTTGTGCTGGCCAGAAGGCAGGTTTAAAATGCCACAATAGATTGAATGCAATACCAGGGGAATACTAATTTACTAACCAAAGCACAGAAAAAATTTAGCCTGGATCAAAAGAAAACgcttaaacaaaaatagaaaggttaatggaaaatgttttggaatcATTTGGAATCATATGGAATTATCTAATATTGATATGCAGTATCAAATATGCTAACTTTCCATGCCCTGCAGATAGCCCACTGGTATTATTCAGCAATGAAACTGAACTAAAAGAGATTACTTACGTGTGAACTCCATCTGATTTTCTTTGTTCAAAAACTAAGGTTTTGCCTTCTGGAGAGGCAAGATGGAAATCAATATCTAATCCTGCTCCATCTAAAACCTGTAGAAAAACATACATGAGAAAAACATATATTacaaattctggaaataaaaaactatatacaGTACATCATATTATGTAAAGATTTTCTAACCTAGAGAGGTAAGAAAGTCATCAGTGATGTCTGGGCTAGAAAAGAACCGAAGGATCATCTAGTTCAATTCCATTCATTTTTGGAACTTGTCCTTTCCTTACCCGTTTCTCTCACCATCACCTAAATTTAGGCCTTACGGATATTACTGAAATAAATCTTCCTGAAATAGTGGTTTCATTCAGAATCCCTGTAGAATGGACAGAAACACAAAGGGAAGTTCAAATGCCCTGGGCCTTTTAGTTAAAACTTAGGCaattggcagggcacagtggctaacacctgtaatctcagcactttgggaggctgaggtgggcggatcatgaggtcaggagttcgagaccagcctgaccaacatggtgaaaccctgtctctactaaaaatataaaaattccagctactcaggaggctgaggtgggagaatcgcttcaacccaggaggtggaggttgcagtgagccaagatcgtgccactgcactgcagtctgggcgacagtgagactcggTCCCCCcctgctccaaaaaaaaaagacttaggcAATTTAGGACATTGTATATAACTTTGTTTCCTCttcaataaaagaataattaactATTTCTTAgcctggaattcaagaccaccaCGGTGTGGACTCAGTATGAATTGTGTATTCGAAGCAGGTTGGTTCATGTACTAGTCAGTGAATACAATCTGTCCATTTATAATTCCAAAATGTCTTTctatgaagatgatgatgataatcatGGCAACTAACAATTATAGTTGATGCCATAAATTGTCTTAAATGCTTTATGTGGATTAATTTATTCCTTATAACAACTCTAAAAGGTAGGttctattctcattttgttcctgaggcacagagaagtcatTTTTCCAAAGTGACACAGCATTAATTCATCTaggccacattaaaaaaaataagtaaaaaataaagtgatacaGCAAATAAGTGACATGGTCAAAATTTGAACTCAGCAATCTGCctctagaataatttttaataagtatGCTGTGTTGCCTCTATTTCTGTTCCATTCTCCTGAATACTCATCCAATTGTACTCATTCTTTAAGAGCCAATTTAACACATTTATGCCttgtgttccattattggaacactaagcatgtGGCAGTTATATACTACTGCTCAAGGTCGTTGCCAAGGTCTCATTTtgcaattcaaaaaattgcaacctcctGTATAAATAGGTCAAGTCCTTTGAAGTGTCCTCTGTATCCTCCTGTCCAGTTCTCTCACACTGTCTCTTGTATTACTACAGATTGCACACCTATCCTCTTTGGCACTTATGAGACATTCTCTGGGATCTAAGCATCTTTTTGTAGGATTCACTTGGCATAAACTTGTAGGTACTTTTATGGACACATATGTGGCACATCCAACATAGATGATAAAATGGATGAAAATTCTGTTCACCATTTTTATAACTCCAAGGGTACCAGTCCTAACAATGTTATTATccatattttgcttttgtgtcacagatgcaaatatttaataaatacatctTTTTATCATCCTACACAAATTAAAGTGTCTCAGTGTTTCCCTGTAGATCTGTCTGCAAACTTGTCTTCCCGTCTTCCTCCTTCCCTacgttttctctttatttatagtgtttgttaaaattttaaaaagaatctatTTGGAACACTGTACAGTACAgcctcttaagaaaaaaaaagaaaaacaaaaaaatacctaaCTCAATGGCTACTCTTtcttaacatttcattttatttttcttggtggCTTTAATGTGACGATATAAAAGATTACCTAC
Protein-coding regions in this window:
- the TMED5 gene encoding transmembrane emp24 domain-containing protein 5 isoform X1, translated to MGDKTWLPFPVLLLAALPPVLLPGAAGFTPSLDSDFTFTLPAGQKECFYQPMPLKASLEIEYQPLHAPILRISQCGTDTRSPSSLDEVLDGAGLDIDFHLASPEGKTLVFEQRKSDGVHTVETEVGDYMFCFDNTFSTISEKVIFFELILDNMGEQAQEQEDWKKYITGTDMLDMKLEDILESINSIKSRLSKSGHIQTLLRAFEARDRNIQESNFDRVNFWSMVNLVVMVVVSAIQVYMLKSLFEDKRKSRT
- the TMED5 gene encoding transmembrane emp24 domain-containing protein 5 isoform X2, giving the protein MGDKTWLPFPVLLLAALPPVLLPGAAGFTPSLDSDFTFTLPAGQKECFYQPMPLKASLEIEYQVLDGAGLDIDFHLASPEGKTLVFEQRKSDGVHTVETEVGDYMFCFDNTFSTISEKVIFFELILDNMGEQAQEQEDWKKYITGTDMLDMKLEDILESINSIKSRLSKSGHIQTLLRAFEARDRNIQESNFDRVNFWSMVNLVVMVVVSAIQVYMLKSLFEDKRKSRT